One window from the genome of Nitrospirota bacterium encodes:
- a CDS encoding flagellin, which translates to MALTINTNIASLSAQRNLSVSSDSLQRSVERLSSGLRITRAADDAAGLGVSETLRAHIRSINQAIRNANDGISLTQIADGAASTIGNLLARMRELASQSSNGTLGATERSYLDQEFVALRSEIDRIATVTEFNGNFLLSGASNSFTLQVGFKSSANDKLSISLRDLDLASIGLSSVNVSTATNAQSALANIDSAISAVATARADYGSYQNRFEATIASLQVTSENFSAAESRIRDADIAYETAVFTRNQILVQSGIAVLAQANTLPQQALALLRG; encoded by the coding sequence ATGGCCCTCACCATCAACACCAACATCGCGTCGCTTTCCGCTCAACGCAATCTGAGTGTCAGCTCGGATTCGTTGCAGCGGTCGGTTGAACGGCTGTCGTCCGGACTTCGCATCACGCGGGCGGCCGACGACGCGGCGGGTTTGGGCGTGTCGGAAACTTTGCGCGCTCATATCCGCAGCATCAACCAAGCGATCCGGAACGCCAACGACGGTATCAGTCTGACGCAGATCGCTGACGGTGCCGCATCCACCATCGGCAATCTGCTGGCCCGGATGCGCGAACTGGCGTCGCAGTCGTCCAACGGCACCCTGGGTGCCACCGAGCGGTCGTACCTGGATCAGGAGTTCGTCGCACTCAGGTCGGAGATCGATCGCATCGCGACCGTGACGGAATTCAACGGCAATTTTCTTCTGAGCGGCGCTTCAAACAGCTTTACTCTCCAAGTAGGGTTCAAGAGCAGCGCCAACGATAAGCTGTCGATCAGCCTCAGGGACCTAGACCTGGCGTCTATCGGTCTCAGCTCGGTCAATGTGTCCACGGCGACCAACGCGCAGAGCGCCTTGGCAAACATCGACAGCGCGATCAGCGCAGTCGCCACTGCTCGCGCCGATTACGGTTCCTACCAGAATCGGTTCGAGGCTACGATTGCGAGCCTCCAGGTGACGAGCGAGAACTTCTCTGCCGCCGAATCGCGGATTCGGGATGCAGACATCGCCTACGAGACGGCGGTCTTCACGCGGAACCAGATCCTCGTGCAGTCTGGCATCGCTGTGCTGGCGCAGGCCAACACTCTGCCGCAGCAGGCGCTGGCGCTGCTCCGGGGATAG
- a CDS encoding flagellar protein FlaG, with product MIREVTRREELLKGAQAMDKTFARPLLAKEPIAVAERVDSGQVVLDRQDVERAIARVREVLQNVGHLNIEVDQDLKRVIMKVVNSQTGEVIRQIPPEEVLNLARNLNGVKGLLVKEHV from the coding sequence ATGATTCGTGAAGTCACCAGACGGGAGGAACTCCTCAAAGGCGCACAAGCGATGGACAAAACCTTTGCCAGGCCGCTCCTGGCGAAGGAGCCGATAGCGGTGGCCGAGCGCGTCGACTCGGGTCAGGTCGTTTTGGATCGACAGGATGTCGAGCGCGCCATCGCACGGGTGCGCGAGGTGCTCCAAAATGTCGGCCATCTGAACATCGAGGTGGACCAGGATCTCAAACGGGTCATCATGAAAGTCGTGAACTCTCAGACGGGGGAAGTGATCCGGCAAATTCCGCCGGAAGAAGTGCTCAACCTGGCCAGGAACCTCAACGGCGTGAAGGGGCTGTTGGTGAAAGAACACGTTTAA
- the fliD gene encoding flagellar filament capping protein FliD has product MASGISFGGLGNGVDFGQVVDQLVRIQRLPIDKLSKTQTTLKTTLTDYETLGAKLLSLQSAADALRLSATFDRSSSSVSDSTVLTASASSTATAGSYTLRVTQLAQAHQLTNKAAKAVSSPSTDIVSGASGTFTFRVGSGSNQTVALSNTATLEDLKTAINDLGAGVSASIVNTGTDTAPAYRLVLTAASTGASNAITIVADSTDMDFLNASGTGGTDVLQAAQDAEIVLGDPGQNPVTLRRSSNTITDAIAGVTLTLIKATGIGTVNVNVTRDTAAVKANIKALVSAYNDIVKFINERNTYDVATKTGGIFFKESTSKTVLSQLRRALSDEVSGLSTYTAVGQIGFKTERDGTITLDETKLDSALSEDYGALKSLFIRQVSTTGVAQRIADAVDALDDVVNGALTLRKQTLTDLIEDLGDEIRRKEDALDAYEQRLRAQYAALDGLLRQLQGQLTFLQS; this is encoded by the coding sequence ATGGCATCCGGCATTAGTTTCGGGGGGCTCGGGAATGGGGTGGACTTCGGGCAGGTCGTCGATCAATTAGTGCGGATCCAACGACTGCCGATCGACAAGCTCTCGAAGACGCAGACCACGCTCAAGACCACGCTGACCGATTACGAGACGTTGGGCGCCAAGCTCCTTTCTCTCCAAAGCGCGGCGGATGCGCTTCGTCTCAGCGCGACGTTTGATCGGTCGTCATCGTCGGTCAGCGACTCCACCGTATTGACGGCCTCCGCTTCCTCGACGGCGACGGCCGGCAGCTATACCCTTCGGGTCACTCAACTCGCGCAGGCCCATCAACTGACCAACAAGGCGGCCAAGGCGGTCTCCAGTCCCTCCACGGATATCGTGAGCGGCGCCTCCGGCACGTTTACGTTCAGGGTCGGATCGGGGAGCAATCAGACCGTCGCGTTGAGCAATACAGCGACGTTGGAGGATCTCAAGACCGCCATCAACGACCTGGGCGCCGGAGTCTCAGCGTCGATCGTGAACACCGGGACGGATACGGCTCCGGCGTACCGTTTGGTCTTGACTGCGGCAAGCACCGGAGCGAGCAATGCCATCACCATTGTGGCCGACAGCACGGATATGGACTTCCTCAATGCTAGCGGCACGGGTGGCACCGATGTCCTTCAGGCCGCTCAGGACGCAGAGATTGTGCTGGGCGACCCGGGCCAAAACCCCGTGACCCTTCGCCGCAGTTCGAATACCATCACGGATGCGATTGCCGGTGTCACGCTGACCCTGATCAAGGCGACGGGCATCGGGACGGTGAACGTGAACGTGACGAGGGACACTGCGGCCGTGAAGGCGAACATCAAAGCATTGGTTTCGGCCTATAACGACATCGTGAAGTTTATCAACGAGCGCAACACCTACGACGTCGCCACAAAAACCGGCGGGATCTTTTTCAAAGAGAGCACGTCCAAGACGGTACTCAGCCAGCTCCGCCGGGCTCTGTCGGACGAGGTCAGCGGCCTCTCCACCTATACGGCGGTTGGCCAGATCGGCTTCAAGACCGAGCGGGACGGAACCATCACGCTGGATGAGACGAAGCTTGACTCGGCCCTGAGCGAGGACTACGGCGCGCTAAAATCGCTCTTCATCAGACAAGTGAGCACCACTGGCGTAGCCCAACGGATTGCCGATGCCGTCGATGCCCTCGACGATGTTGTCAACGGGGCGCTGACGTTGCGGAAACAGACGCTGACCGATCTGATCGAGGACCTCGGCGATGAAATCCGCCGGAAGGAGGACGCCTTGGACGCCTATGAACAGCGGTTGCGCGCTCAGTATGCCGCGTTGGATGGGTTACTCAGACAACTGCAAGGTCAACTGACGTTTCTTCAGTCGTGA
- the fliS gene encoding flagellar export chaperone FliS, whose amino-acid sequence MITYGVTQYQQTQVMTASSVQLIVLLYESAMRSLELAREGILRNNHMDKGRFLGRAIAIVSELSNTLDMERGGEIAVSLRRLYDYMLGEFTWANLRHDPKPLEGPLRCLSTLCEAWQTVAREGTSPRAVGS is encoded by the coding sequence ATGATTACGTACGGAGTCACTCAATATCAGCAGACCCAGGTCATGACCGCGTCAAGCGTCCAGTTGATCGTGTTGTTGTACGAATCGGCGATGCGCAGTCTGGAGCTGGCCCGCGAGGGCATTCTGCGCAACAATCATATGGACAAGGGTCGCTTTCTTGGCCGGGCCATCGCGATCGTGAGCGAACTGTCGAACACGCTGGATATGGAACGAGGCGGTGAGATCGCGGTGTCGCTTCGGCGCCTGTACGACTACATGCTAGGAGAGTTTACCTGGGCGAACCTCCGTCATGACCCGAAACCCCTGGAAGGACCACTCCGCTGCCTTAGCACTCTGTGCGAAGCTTGGCAGACTGTGGCGCGCGAGGGAACCTCGCCACGAGCCGTCGGAAGCTGA
- a CDS encoding PilZ domain-containing protein, producing MEQTIETFITKPTADLLCHAAPSTAESPLVPWLLKIDWLLNLILRTLATMHPEGIVLPEVASLNISGGGIGFETTRVIDVGNRLSLMLILPPFAAVRAEAIVVAVTPVKCDRPRWHVSTEFTAISADDRERLIRHILQTQAERLRERRTGAG from the coding sequence ATGGAGCAGACGATCGAGACGTTCATTACGAAGCCGACGGCCGATTTGTTGTGCCATGCAGCGCCGTCGACCGCGGAGTCGCCTCTCGTTCCGTGGCTGCTGAAGATCGATTGGCTGCTGAACCTGATACTCAGGACCCTGGCGACTATGCATCCGGAAGGTATTGTTCTGCCCGAGGTCGCCTCCTTGAATATCAGCGGAGGAGGTATCGGGTTCGAAACCACGCGGGTGATCGACGTCGGCAATCGATTGTCGCTGATGCTGATTTTGCCGCCGTTCGCCGCGGTGCGCGCGGAAGCCATTGTCGTCGCCGTCACGCCGGTAAAGTGCGACCGGCCTCGCTGGCACGTGTCAACGGAGTTCACCGCCATCAGCGCCGACGACCGAGAACGCCTGATCCGCCACATCCTGCAGACCCAGGCCGAGCGGTTGCGTGAGCGCCGCACCGGTGCGGGCTAA
- a CDS encoding helix-turn-helix domain-containing protein: MNSDAVASVQSEILTVEDVARFLRVPKSTVYKLARFGQLPASKIGKHWRFLRRDIQDWMHVRASQ; the protein is encoded by the coding sequence ATGAATTCGGACGCAGTCGCTTCAGTACAGAGCGAGATTCTCACCGTAGAGGACGTGGCGCGGTTCCTGCGCGTTCCTAAGTCCACGGTGTATAAGCTCGCCCGGTTTGGACAGTTGCCGGCTTCCAAGATCGGGAAGCATTGGCGCTTCCTTCGCCGCGACATCCAGGACTGGATGCACGTCCGCGCCTCTCAGTGA
- a CDS encoding HEAT repeat domain-containing protein produces MMDATATYTLERLAREDPARRREALEALAERGRHDDVEILVACLRDSNPGVQEAAMSALARIGGDLVVRRLVALLREPPAIRNMAVEVLRQIVSGALDSALPILRSPDPNIRKFMVDILGRQTDSRVVPPLIELLSDPDANVRAATAEALGRLRAAEAVSGIVSLLSDEEWVVFAAITALAEIGEPAALPPLIDVLEKGSEAVQCAAVDAIAHLDREGVSLPVLMRLIESSNPELHAVLIKTLVAITDRVEADIWSTLDPTRCLPILRELLRRPDPELRTAAIVALGRLGDKRATRLILNACRRWEYAGEEVIARAIAALTSLGDAPQLIQAMRPDEDDMTIGTILIRTLGQMRCTDAVPALAAVRLGSPNWELRKLALHSLALIGTDEAMHVIQHAIGDPAGYVRCEAVRLLAQSGRATDIKSLLDQLKAERYEDVREAIVDALAAVATAEVGIEAVALLDSTCPKVRRAGAQLIGRMRLPEGLQPLLEALNDPDWSVRQAIAEALGCFDDRRAADALLVGLSDEDERVRLAAVMALSQTDRPECRAALIGQGLRDPDIWVRYRSIERLGRGRAAEAVPALTIIARDSREPEMLRRAAAEALAAIDRRETRK; encoded by the coding sequence ATGATGGATGCGACGGCGACTTATACCCTCGAACGGCTTGCACGGGAGGATCCCGCGCGCCGGCGTGAAGCGCTCGAAGCGCTCGCGGAACGCGGGCGCCACGACGACGTGGAGATTCTCGTCGCCTGCCTGCGCGATTCCAACCCCGGTGTTCAGGAGGCGGCAATGAGCGCCTTGGCGCGAATCGGGGGAGACCTTGTCGTCAGGCGGCTGGTTGCGCTGCTGCGAGAGCCGCCCGCCATTCGGAACATGGCCGTTGAGGTGCTTAGGCAGATCGTCTCCGGCGCACTCGACTCGGCCCTGCCGATCTTGCGGTCGCCCGATCCGAATATTCGAAAATTCATGGTGGATATCCTGGGAAGGCAGACCGATTCTCGGGTCGTGCCCCCTCTGATCGAGCTGCTGTCCGATCCGGACGCCAACGTGCGGGCAGCGACGGCCGAGGCGCTCGGCCGCCTCCGCGCTGCGGAGGCGGTTTCCGGGATCGTCTCTTTGCTCAGCGACGAAGAGTGGGTGGTGTTTGCGGCGATCACGGCGTTAGCCGAAATCGGGGAGCCGGCGGCCTTGCCGCCGCTGATCGATGTGTTGGAAAAGGGCAGCGAGGCCGTGCAATGCGCAGCGGTCGACGCTATAGCCCATCTCGATCGGGAGGGCGTTAGTCTCCCGGTCCTCATGCGATTGATCGAATCGTCGAATCCGGAATTGCACGCCGTCCTGATCAAGACGTTGGTCGCGATCACGGACCGCGTCGAAGCCGACATCTGGTCGACGTTGGATCCGACGAGGTGTCTGCCAATCCTGCGTGAACTTTTGCGCCGTCCGGACCCGGAACTCCGCACCGCGGCAATCGTCGCCTTGGGACGTCTGGGGGATAAGCGTGCCACGCGCCTGATTCTGAACGCCTGCCGACGATGGGAATATGCTGGCGAAGAGGTGATCGCTAGGGCGATTGCCGCGCTGACGTCTCTGGGAGACGCGCCCCAACTGATTCAAGCCATGCGGCCGGATGAAGACGACATGACGATAGGGACCATCCTGATCCGCACGCTGGGCCAGATGCGTTGCACCGATGCGGTGCCTGCGCTGGCGGCGGTCCGACTCGGCAGCCCCAATTGGGAATTGCGAAAGCTTGCGCTTCACTCACTGGCTCTGATCGGCACGGACGAGGCGATGCACGTCATTCAACACGCCATCGGCGATCCGGCCGGCTACGTCCGCTGCGAAGCCGTGCGGCTGCTGGCCCAGTCCGGCCGAGCGACCGACATCAAGTCGCTGCTCGACCAGCTCAAAGCGGAACGCTACGAGGATGTGCGCGAAGCGATTGTCGATGCGCTCGCGGCTGTCGCGACGGCCGAGGTCGGAATCGAAGCCGTGGCCCTGCTCGACAGCACTTGCCCGAAGGTGCGGCGCGCGGGCGCGCAGCTCATCGGGCGCATGAGGCTGCCTGAAGGGCTGCAACCGCTGCTCGAGGCATTGAACGATCCGGACTGGTCAGTCCGCCAAGCGATTGCCGAGGCGCTCGGTTGTTTTGACGATCGGCGGGCGGCGGATGCGTTGCTGGTCGGCTTATCGGATGAGGACGAACGGGTGCGCCTCGCCGCCGTCATGGCGCTGTCGCAGACCGACCGTCCGGAGTGCCGCGCGGCGCTCATCGGCCAGGGCCTTCGAGACCCGGATATCTGGGTGCGCTATCGCTCAATCGAGCGTCTGGGCAGGGGCCGCGCCGCCGAGGCCGTCCCGGCGTTGACCATAATCGCGAGAGATTCTCGCGAACCGGAGATGCTGCGGCGGGCGGCTGCGGAAGCTTTGGCGGCAATCGATAGGCGGGAGACGCGCAAATAG
- a CDS encoding protein-glutamate O-methyltransferase CheR — protein sequence MELSLSTFKELRDLIYERTGIFFQENKKYVLESRLQPRLRERRCASFDEYARLLRFDAWRDKELNMLFNLVTTNETYFYRDLPQLDAFMNVILPAVMEDNQSTSQLRIWSAACSTGDEPYTLAILLLEHAPLAKWSIEILATDLSEAVLHTARRGVYGPYAVRNVPPAILQKYFMVEDGQYVLSAKVKHHVKFANVNLYDRPRLKLIRGIDVIFCRNCLIYFDDCARQRVVSDLYDCLKPNGYLVIGFSESLHNLTRAFQPVHANRSVVYRKT from the coding sequence ATGGAACTCAGCCTCAGCACGTTCAAGGAGTTGCGCGACCTCATCTACGAACGAACAGGAATCTTTTTCCAGGAGAACAAGAAGTACGTGCTGGAGAGTCGTCTGCAACCGAGACTGCGCGAGCGCCGCTGCGCCTCATTCGATGAATACGCGAGGCTTCTTCGGTTCGACGCCTGGCGCGACAAGGAACTCAACATGCTGTTCAACCTTGTCACAACGAACGAGACGTATTTCTACAGGGACTTGCCACAACTGGACGCGTTCATGAACGTCATTCTGCCGGCTGTCATGGAAGACAATCAGTCCACCTCGCAGCTTCGGATCTGGAGCGCAGCTTGCTCCACCGGCGACGAGCCTTATACGCTCGCCATCCTGCTTCTGGAGCACGCCCCGCTGGCCAAGTGGTCGATCGAGATCCTGGCGACGGACTTGAGCGAAGCCGTCCTGCACACCGCCCGCAGGGGCGTGTACGGGCCGTACGCGGTCCGCAACGTGCCGCCGGCGATTCTCCAAAAGTATTTCATGGTCGAAGATGGTCAGTATGTGCTGTCGGCCAAGGTGAAACACCACGTCAAGTTCGCCAACGTCAATCTTTACGACCGGCCGAGGCTCAAGTTGATCCGCGGGATTGATGTCATTTTCTGCCGCAATTGCCTGATCTACTTCGACGACTGTGCCAGACAGCGGGTTGTGAGCGACTTGTACGACTGTCTGAAACCGAACGGGTACCTTGTCATCGGATTTTCAGAATCCTTGCACAACCTGACGCGAGCGTTTCAGCCAGTTCACGCGAATCGGTCCGTGGTGTACAGAAAGACGTGA
- a CDS encoding response regulator yields MVDTILIVDDCMTTRRLIAVYLKGEGYDLIQAVNGLEALEKLALRSVDLVITDINMPQMDGVALTRALKQDSALKRIPVLMLTTEHEERERQRGFDAGAEAYLVKPVTQEQLAQEVRRILRSARNSFGEGGNGG; encoded by the coding sequence ATGGTCGATACCATTCTCATTGTTGATGACTGCATGACAACGCGTCGTCTGATCGCCGTGTACCTCAAGGGGGAAGGATACGATCTGATTCAGGCGGTCAACGGATTGGAGGCGTTGGAAAAACTGGCGCTCCGGTCCGTGGATTTGGTCATCACGGACATCAATATGCCGCAAATGGACGGGGTGGCGCTGACCCGCGCGCTCAAGCAGGACTCGGCGTTGAAACGGATTCCTGTGCTGATGTTGACGACAGAACATGAGGAGCGGGAGCGGCAGCGTGGGTTCGATGCCGGCGCCGAGGCCTACCTGGTGAAGCCGGTGACGCAGGAGCAGTTAGCTCAGGAAGTCCGAAGGATACTGAGAAGCGCACGCAACTCATTCGGGGAGGGCGGAAATGGCGGCTGA
- the cheY gene encoding chemotaxis response regulator CheY, whose protein sequence is MAADPNMKILVVDDMSTMRRIIKNILKQLGFNNVEEAEHGQEAISKLKADKYGFVVSDWNMPVMSGIDLLRTIRSDEQLKGIPVLMVTAEAQKDNLMEAIQAGVSNYIVKPFTAETLQEKMNKIFK, encoded by the coding sequence ATGGCGGCTGATCCTAACATGAAAATTCTTGTCGTGGACGACATGTCCACGATGCGCCGGATCATCAAAAACATCCTAAAACAGCTCGGCTTCAACAACGTCGAAGAGGCGGAGCACGGACAGGAAGCTATCAGCAAACTGAAGGCGGACAAGTATGGGTTCGTCGTCTCCGACTGGAACATGCCGGTCATGTCCGGGATCGATCTGCTGCGCACCATCCGGAGCGACGAGCAGCTCAAGGGGATCCCGGTGTTGATGGTGACAGCGGAAGCGCAGAAGGACAATTTGATGGAAGCCATTCAGGCCGGCGTCAGCAATTACATCGTGAAACCCTTCACCGCGGAAACGCTCCAGGAAAAAATGAACAAGATCTTCAAGTAA
- a CDS encoding protein phosphatase CheZ yields the protein MDDVNRQLYEELGQLARFIETAMRKLEEAGAPVMATTGQLSEATMHLTDLSRLTEEGAHEVMRLAEAIQDNHARVMKALADVAGPLAARADTQALAKQVDEAAQIVDQDDKRLIDLMTALSFQDLVAQRVKKLAALMNDVEHKLLEMIVVFGLAENRSTPAVDGKAGDILKQLEASKSTALKQELVDDILTQFGFN from the coding sequence GTGGACGATGTGAATCGACAACTGTACGAGGAACTGGGGCAGTTGGCCCGTTTTATCGAGACGGCGATGCGTAAGCTGGAGGAAGCCGGCGCGCCGGTGATGGCGACGACCGGCCAACTGTCTGAAGCAACCATGCACCTGACGGATCTCTCTCGCTTGACAGAGGAGGGCGCTCACGAGGTCATGCGTTTGGCGGAAGCCATCCAGGACAACCATGCGCGGGTCATGAAGGCCCTGGCCGATGTCGCCGGTCCACTGGCGGCCAGGGCCGACACGCAGGCACTAGCCAAGCAAGTGGATGAGGCTGCGCAAATTGTGGATCAGGACGACAAGCGACTGATAGATCTCATGACGGCGCTGTCCTTCCAGGACCTGGTCGCGCAGCGCGTGAAGAAGTTGGCGGCGCTCATGAACGATGTCGAGCACAAGCTGCTCGAGATGATCGTCGTCTTCGGGCTTGCGGAGAACCGGAGCACCCCCGCCGTAGACGGGAAGGCGGGAGACATACTGAAGCAACTGGAGGCCTCGAAGTCCACCGCGCTTAAACAAGAACTGGTCGACGACATTCTGACGCAATTCGGATTCAACTGA
- a CDS encoding chemotaxis protein CheA, translated as MSDETQEILKEFLAESEEMIEVLDQRFVALESDPANTELLNEIFRAMHSMKGSASFLGFTHLVDVTHRAENILNKLRQGEMAVMPDVVNVILEAIDTIKLLMADIRESGTDTHVSTQAVAQKLDAILSGRTSQAPGAWHASHDRTVAATAETQPVSASSAASPPKLGGILINEDAATKEQVLDALNEQQHQAEPKTPLSEVLVQAKVTTERALESALQKQEKSGRGAEDDQTIRVETKRLDSVMNLVGELVLGRNRLIKIGGQLEQTHESDPTVRALGETLAQLNLVTTDLQLAVMKTRMLPIRKVLAKMPRMVRDLSQKLGKQVRLDLHGEETELDKSVADEIGDPLVHLVRNAIDHGIETPAERHAHGKSSEGMLRIAASQEGNCIVIRIQDDGRGIALDKVKAKALAKGLVSEAELASMEPREIINLIFLPGFSTAEKITDVSGRGVGMDVVRTNIRRINGTVEIDSQPGKGSAVTIKLPLTIAIIQALMVEVEEATFAIPLSSVIEAVKITRSDIKTINGREVLKLRERVLPLLRLADEFEIPSSGERDKCYVVVVGLGEKQVGVIVDRLRSQEEVVIKPMGDYLADIRGVAGATITGEGKVVLILDISELVQDIRAGRPAVAGLSYMTEEAP; from the coding sequence ATGAGCGACGAGACACAAGAGATTTTGAAGGAGTTTTTGGCCGAATCGGAGGAAATGATCGAGGTGCTTGATCAACGGTTCGTCGCCCTTGAGTCCGATCCCGCCAACACAGAACTTCTCAACGAGATCTTCCGGGCCATGCACAGCATGAAGGGCTCGGCCAGCTTCCTCGGGTTTACGCATCTGGTCGACGTCACCCACCGGGCGGAGAACATCTTGAACAAACTCCGCCAAGGGGAGATGGCGGTCATGCCCGACGTTGTCAATGTCATTCTGGAGGCCATTGACACCATCAAGCTGCTGATGGCCGACATTCGCGAATCGGGCACCGATACACATGTGTCGACACAGGCCGTGGCGCAGAAGCTCGATGCGATCTTGTCAGGGCGGACGAGCCAGGCGCCTGGCGCGTGGCACGCGTCACATGACCGAACTGTTGCTGCCACGGCCGAAACGCAGCCGGTATCCGCTTCGTCCGCTGCTTCGCCGCCGAAACTCGGCGGGATTTTGATCAACGAAGATGCGGCGACGAAGGAGCAGGTGTTAGATGCCCTGAACGAACAGCAACACCAAGCGGAACCGAAGACTCCGCTGAGCGAGGTTCTGGTTCAGGCCAAGGTGACCACGGAGCGGGCGCTCGAATCCGCGTTGCAAAAACAGGAGAAATCCGGACGCGGCGCCGAAGACGACCAAACCATCCGAGTGGAAACGAAACGTCTGGATTCCGTCATGAACCTGGTCGGCGAACTGGTGCTCGGCCGTAACCGTCTCATCAAGATCGGGGGGCAATTGGAGCAGACTCATGAGTCCGACCCGACTGTGCGCGCACTGGGGGAGACCCTGGCGCAGCTCAATCTGGTGACCACGGATCTCCAGTTGGCGGTCATGAAGACGCGCATGCTTCCGATTCGCAAAGTGCTGGCCAAGATGCCGCGCATGGTGCGGGATCTGTCGCAAAAGCTCGGAAAGCAAGTACGGCTGGATCTTCACGGTGAAGAAACGGAGTTGGACAAGTCAGTCGCCGATGAGATCGGCGATCCGCTGGTCCATCTCGTCCGCAATGCGATCGATCACGGCATCGAGACGCCTGCCGAACGGCACGCGCACGGCAAATCCAGCGAGGGCATGCTCCGCATCGCCGCCAGTCAGGAAGGCAACTGCATCGTGATCAGGATTCAGGACGACGGCCGCGGCATCGCGCTGGACAAAGTCAAGGCCAAGGCGTTGGCGAAGGGTCTGGTGAGCGAGGCAGAGCTGGCCTCCATGGAACCCCGCGAGATCATCAATCTGATCTTCTTGCCGGGATTCAGCACCGCGGAAAAGATCACGGACGTGTCGGGCCGAGGCGTCGGAATGGACGTCGTGCGCACCAATATCCGGCGCATCAACGGCACGGTCGAGATCGATTCTCAGCCCGGTAAGGGAAGCGCCGTGACGATCAAGCTGCCGCTGACCATCGCCATTATTCAGGCGCTGATGGTTGAGGTTGAAGAGGCTACCTTCGCCATCCCGCTCAGTTCGGTCATCGAGGCGGTCAAGATCACTCGGTCTGACATCAAGACTATTAACGGGCGGGAAGTGCTCAAGTTGAGAGAACGTGTCTTGCCGCTGCTTCGGCTGGCCGATGAGTTCGAGATTCCGTCCAGCGGTGAACGCGACAAATGTTACGTCGTCGTCGTTGGATTGGGTGAGAAGCAGGTTGGTGTGATTGTCGATCGGCTGCGGTCGCAGGAAGAAGTGGTGATTAAGCCGATGGGAGACTATCTGGCCGACATCAGAGGGGTTGCCGGTGCGACGATTACGGGGGAAGGGAAGGTCGTCTTGATCCTGGATATTTCCGAGTTGGTCCAAGACATCCGGGCCGGTCGGCCCGCCGTCGCCGGCCTCTCGTATATGACCGAGGAGGCGCCATGA
- a CDS encoding chemotaxis protein, which produces MTTLIKEVDARTGLAGTNQMELLLFHVGTDEILGINVFKVREVMKVPPLTRMPEADSRIAGMANIRGTMIPVIDLKRTLGMDRDPREAEGGMRNAVSGTREAGGNLIVAEYNMSLQAFHVGAVDRILRLSWSQIKAPPALLRDTAKGMVTAVAMLDDGRMVLILDVEKILAEICPKPDAEVYAGLETNPHLKAKRVLFADDSTVARAQIRKTLEQLGMGYLQAATGREAWDLLTALAEKAAVEGKSVRDEVHLILSDIEMPDIDGFTLTRRIRSDPRFAGIPILLHSSLTGTCNVDKGKAVGATDYVTKFDPKCLGEMVSRYVERS; this is translated from the coding sequence ATGACCACGTTGATCAAGGAAGTTGACGCTCGAACCGGGTTGGCCGGAACAAATCAAATGGAGTTGCTGCTGTTCCATGTCGGCACCGACGAGATATTGGGCATCAACGTCTTCAAGGTCCGTGAGGTGATGAAGGTGCCGCCGCTCACGCGAATGCCTGAAGCCGATTCCCGGATCGCTGGTATGGCGAATATTCGAGGAACCATGATTCCGGTCATCGACCTGAAGCGCACTCTTGGAATGGACCGCGACCCGCGGGAGGCAGAAGGCGGGATGCGGAATGCGGTCAGCGGGACGCGGGAGGCGGGAGGCAATCTGATCGTTGCTGAGTACAACATGAGCCTGCAGGCGTTCCATGTCGGCGCCGTGGATCGAATCCTGCGTTTGTCCTGGTCTCAGATCAAGGCGCCGCCGGCGCTCCTTCGAGACACGGCGAAAGGGATGGTCACGGCGGTCGCCATGCTCGACGACGGCCGGATGGTTCTGATCCTGGATGTCGAGAAAATTCTTGCGGAGATCTGCCCCAAGCCCGACGCAGAGGTGTACGCCGGACTCGAAACCAATCCACACCTCAAGGCCAAGCGGGTGCTGTTTGCCGACGACTCGACGGTCGCCCGCGCACAAATCCGGAAGACGCTTGAACAGCTGGGAATGGGTTATCTACAGGCGGCCACAGGGCGGGAAGCGTGGGATCTCTTGACCGCGCTGGCGGAGAAGGCCGCAGTGGAAGGGAAATCGGTCCGCGACGAGGTTCACTTGATTCTCAGCGATATCGAAATGCCCGATATAGATGGATTCACTTTGACGAGACGGATTCGATCGGATCCTCGGTTTGCTGGGATCCCGATTCTCCTGCATTCGTCGTTGACCGGCACGTGCAACGTGGACAAAGGGAAAGCGGTCGGGGCTACCGATTATGTCACCAAGTTTGATCCCAAGTGCCTGGGCGAAATGGTCTCCCGCTACGTCGAGAGATCCTGA